ttcatctAAGTCATTAATTTCATCTGATTCCATTTCGGATGAATTTTTTCTATCGCCGCAATAACCTGCTAACTAACTTTTAACGTTTTCTGGTTGGCGCAAGGTTTCTTACTTTTCAATCTTTCAGTTAATGATTTAACTAATTAGGAGATCAGCAGTATGTATACctcaaataaaaatgtcaaataagtttgtttgtctacttttttttccttgaatGATGTTCacaatcaattttataaattctgtGTCAAGATTTAGCTGCTTCCTCTCCAACTAAACCAAGTGTAACTGGTGAATTATAAACAACTTCCCCAACATTTGCTAATActtttaatactaataaaaatggAAGTTAAGACCTTGAACCAATTATATATCTCTAACAACTTCTTATATGTATCATTGcagtatttatcaatttttttccgGATCAATTGGGTCTTTGCAATTGAATGCAATTAGAATGTTATATAACCTGATAATAATTtcttcatcattttttaaaattttgctgaGTAATAGAGTGTCAGAAAAAGCTTGTCGACATTTCCAGTATTACTAGTTCCTGATCCGCCAGCTCTTGGTTCATTAACTCTCAAACCTAATTTTTCAAACATCCTATcgtgaataactttttttcatattaaatattgatcttttaaaaccttttttaatttctaagtttttattttaattttatgtagaATATGTAAAATTGATTCAAAAATCCTAATCCAAGCATGTAGTGGTGAAATTTCATAGCACAATGCCTGCCAATCTGTaacaaatccttttttaaaggtttttagatCGCTCATTATTTTAAGTGTGGCGTGACAAATTGTGTCGAAGAAGTGTCCGTGATGTAAACAGGGCTGTCCCAAAAAAAATCTCTCATGAAGGCTGAGGGGGAGGGGGTGTCATGTGTGATTGAAAGAGCAAAACTATAGTTGATAAAAACTTCCTTGTGTCCTGAAAGATTAACTTAGACAGGGTATAAGTTAAGAACTTCTCTTTCAATTTCTTCCTAAATTTTTAAGGTGGTTcccctaaaaaaaaacatgaaaaaaaaaaaatcaaaattgagtatatatatactttttaaatggCATTCTATACTCTTTCCAATGATATGGCATTCTATACTCTTTCCAATGATGATTATTTGAGGGGTCTTTTGAAGtataaagatgaaaaatttggattttagaataaaagtttgtattgtttttctttgtatttaagTTGTTAAATAGCATTTTCTGCGAAATATGATTTTCatgcaattttaagtttttcaaatttcatattttaataaatattaaaactgtatgacttgaaattttttggaAACATTCGTCAAATATATACCTAAAAACTGAGCGGAAAGAAATGAATGACTCATTATTTGATTTCTCTtatttcaattttgtatttgGATAGAGGTTTTACGTTGGTCGCCATTATGAGTTTTTAAGCctgtttatagatttttttttgctcattccctttatatatatataatatatcattgtactaaatttcatattatatgcataagttgttttaaaattattgtgtCCCAAGCTTGTCCTAATTTTGCTCatgaaactgtaaaaaaatactGACTCAGCTTTAAAAAATGcctattttgttataaaattatactttttaaattcgTACTTATTTCTAGTATTGAAAAATTGATATTAGAACAATTTGCTATCACTATAAAAGAAAATAGCTTTTTTCTAGGGGTACCACCTTTATACCGCTTctttattttcctttatatGTTCCAGCATAATTGGTCTACAGAATCTAATACTCTGAGACATTAGGTTATTGcttaaaatattgtttgaatCTGATTGTACATATAGTCGGTGATGTTGGTGTGACAATTGATCCGAATCTTAAAAGGCTATTTTGATtggaattataaaaacattaatagtGTTTTGAGTGACTTAATGTTCCGTTCATACCCCAACTATTAGTTAGTATTAATtcatcaaattcttttttttatcatccaaatattttaatatttctctttCCTGTAGTTTTACAAGCCTCTTAGATGTGTGATCGATAAGATCCTGTAGTTTAACTTTGGCCTATGTTTTACTAACTTCAACgagtgtttttaaagttaagcaattgttttttattttagaaattactCGATAAGATGAAAATCTGCATGGTGCTTCTTTATGAGTATTTTCATAAACACTTTTTGAAAGGAATTTGACTAAATTGAAGTCACGTTTCTTAAATGCTATTCTTTGTgtcaataacaatattttttcaacggATTCCGTTTTTGAATAAATGCTATATTTGCTATCAATTGTCTTTTGGTGCGAGAACTCGATTCATCACTTCTTTTGTTGGTCGACCTCTTTTTGCTGATTCATTTATTTAACCTTCTTGATTACTCGGCGATTTAACtaaatcaattgttttaaaaactgaaataagcCAAACTTGACTTCTATACCATAGTGCTACATACTTTGCAAGAGTTAGTTTTaatcttctttttaataaatttattttgtcttcTCTGACTTGAATCCTagtaataatgtatttaaactaGAGATGTACGAATATTCGGCGACTATATAAAAAAGGCAatcgtttaattttaaaaaaaggcatcTCTAATTTAAACCCACTACttacattatcaaaattattttgataatgtaaataGATTTCCCCCACTTTCTTAgttcacaaaaataaatttagaaagtaaatagaaactttttaacaatatcaaaaaggcactttagaaatatttttctttaaattaattatgtattttaaaaccataaacacatgaaattaaaatataaaataacttttttccttTCAAGAACAACACGAATGCAAATTTACTTTAGTCTTTCATGTTGcaaagtagtatttttttacttttagaaatgaatgaaaaaaaaaatgtttttattcgaagttttttatatgttaaaaaaaaaaaaacattaatttttttaaattgatgttttttttcaacaaataaaaagctttttttcaaGATCGCAGATGATCGCAGCCACACTTCTCAGGGTAGTTAGTAGACACTATAGACTTAAAAGTATCAAAATATGGAATAGGTACAAATTggaaatatctttttaattctttatcaaagttaaaattttgtaattttgtattttactttcaatgctaaaaattgtaattttgtattttactttcaatgaaaaaatacaCCTGGATTCTTTGATTTGAAggtttttaaagctttttagagaattataataataagtaaatatttttttgttgaaaaatgaaacaaaataattatacaaaaaatcatttaattttctttttataaataaatatacacaaaaattgctattaaattgatttagattatttaaataaaaatatacataaaataaagtaatatttttaaatttaagaagatttaaaaaaataaaagttttatattaaaatataaaaattagaaaaatcatttaaaagtaaccaatatctataaaaattaaaaatttattaagatgTACAAGTTTCACGATCGTCATGTATTGAATCAGGTTTTTCTGttctttctttagtttttaatacaCTAGGTATCTTTGCTTGGATAAGATTTTTGGAATGATTTGTTTTTCGACAATCCATACCACTATCCCATGTGCCTTTAAAATTTCCCCAAGGAAATTCTTTAGAACGTTTCACTCCAGGTAAGAGATGCCCATTTTCATCACTAATGAACTTCGTAGATCCTTGTCGTGCATCTGGatgctattattaaaaaaaaaaaaaaattgtttagagcTTTTTTTCTATGGTTTAGAAATGGCTTTTAAAATcatgttaaacaaatatttcgCCGATTGAACCCTCAGAGTTTAACTActaattaaagttgttttattttaattacatatgtttgctatcaaaaatatttgaatattattgttGAAGCCTATACATTGCATACATAAGTATAAAAGTACACACAGGGGTATATACTTGTATACATCCATACAAAAGTGCaaatttttatgtacaaaacagctgcaataacaaaaataaacaattaaatacaaaacaattaaaacttttcttcaTAACAAATATTgattaagatttaaataagatataaaggtattttaaatcttatttcacaatttcttttatttaaatatttgatcacCAATGAACTCCTTTAAACTGCTGTGATTAGCGGttgctttttaataattacattgTACTTTATTGTGcgttatttttctaatttatctgatgatttataaaataaaataaaatattaaaatttaaatcataatttttataataataataaaaaaagtaaataatatggttttatagagatttaatattacaatttaagatcagtataaatattttttattgaataacagCTATTTTTAGCTAATTTAGGGATAAAACAgagtttacagtttttaaaaagctaaaaatttaaagaccagtAGCATTTCCAGATATTGCAATTTGCAATCACTTAATTTGAGCCCTGCTCTTATTCGtacctgtatggaatactgtcgtcatatttgggctggttcttctaatgatgctctttctcttctagacaaggtagttggacctgctctatcTACTAAGCTTGAGCCActttcccattgtcgtaaagtagcatctttttctcttttctacaaatactatcatggtcactgctcaaaggagctatcatctctagttccatcaactataACTCATTCTCAATTGAtttgtcattcagcaaagtctcattcgtttactgtatctgaccatgcatgctctaaaaacttttatttgtctagttccatcttcatgttttcccgactcatacaacctacaacttttcaaattttctatCAACactttccttgctctataactctatttcCACATAAAGCTTTTTTTCACTTCAATTGCATTATGGACCATGGTCATACTTATCTAATATATTAGTATCTAATTATCTATATTCCTTGAACTATTTGACAGTttctgtaatattttattaggttCAGCCAGATGCAGTTTGCACACTGGTAGATCCCGGGTACAAATCACTTTACTGCAAGCAACCTGAGAAGCTGATGGTCAACTTATCTAAGCTTCAGGAATTACTCAATGAACTTCCAACAGTACCAGGTTCAGAACCAAAACCAGTCCAGTCTCAGCACTCAGTGACGGAGTCTACACTAGAAACACAATCAACAGGTTTGTGGGAATCCCTTGATAACATGATGACAGCAACCGCAACCAACGACAATGTTGCTGATGCTGATGTGTCAAGTACGAGTACGCTTGATGTGAAGACATACTTGAAAGATATGGCAATTGGGCGCAATGGTTGTCCACTGACATGGTGGAGGCAAAATAAGTCTTTCTTGTCTTGCTAAGCTTGCTCAATCACTTTTGGCAATCCCAGCAACCAGTGTCAATTCAGAGCATCTGAACTCAACATCTGGAAACATCATTTCCATTAAACGCTGCAGTTTTCTATCAGAACATGTAGAAGAACTTACCTTTCTTCATAAAAATTTGTAGACTTTTAGCATTAGGATAAGTATGGTTTGTTGATGATGACATTTTTAAACGAACTGATTGTACACTTTCACTAGTTTGTTTAATAATCTCGAACTTGATCGAATTTTTTGTAATCTCGATCAAACTCTATCAAAGATAAAAAACCTAATCTCCACAGCTCTGGTTACTAACCTTTTTATGATTTCGAGGTATTTCGTAGTTTTGCAGGCGCTTCGCAGTGAATGAATTTTCatactaaaaatacaaaagtatagatttaattaaatattaaataacatcacataaaaattagttattaatttatatatatagagtaaagTAGGCCTTGTTCCttaaggttcgtgtttcggagttatagagttgagagagggttataaccactattaagtagcctcctcatctgtagtggccttctcagccttgaggaggtgaataacaaaaaaaaaaaaaaaaaaaaaaaaaaattcattttttaaagttggcttaaagaatgtttaaagGTGCAATTTAGGAAACATTGTCAGAACTTCTcagataaatcattttttagttataaaacatcatattttttgaacttttgcccattttattttagtttcgaGTCATTCGCAATTATTCTATACAGTGTAGAGAGCGTGATTTTAGaccattttctttttatcatcgattaaaaaagtattgtttttatttatacttgcTCAAAACaatcaatgttttatttttatttttgtttatttatgtgcCCAACacattatttgatttttgaaagtAAACAATGTTCacaatgtaaacaaaaaaaaactgttttacataaaacattGATATCTGGCCAATATCGCCAGACTGGAATCAGGTAATAATGCCacatgtttattttgatttttgatattgAGATTTTGTGTATATGTGTTGTAATTGCACTCGAAGCtagtaatttaatgtttttgctctcaaatttactttaaactattgtaatttaatgttgaagtttaaaaaaatgaaacaaaacacgtaaattttaaactttttcaaaaatattatttaagttgCTGTGCTAATTGCATCAGTTAATGCAAAAATGACTGTTTAGGGAATACCTTTTCcttttaaatgtacttttgttattgttatcttTTCATAAcctcattattttattattttaaacttgaagATGGTAATAAATGCTTTTATTGTCACTTGACAAATGCAATGttgatttttcaattaatttaaaaaattttcttagaaaatttgtcaaatattatttttattctttttagaatgactaaacctaaaaaaaaaaaactattagggCAAAATTATTAAGGAAAACAGAGGATTTCAAAAAGGCACTATATTCTGTTAGAACTGGAAATCCAGTAGCGACAGCATCACAAGATTATAACATACCTCAAAGAACTCTCAGAGATTTGTTAACAAGAAAGGATAGATCACCAAAACATAAACTAGGTTGAAAGTGCATTATTCTCGCATTAGCAACGAGTATTTTGTCTTAAAGAAATAGGATTTGGTATAACAAGAATACAACTTAGAAAATATGCATATGAAATAAGCTTATTTtctaagttgaaaaaaaaaattcactgatATATGGGAGCTAGTGTATAATCAAGGGTCATGGTGGGtgacctttttcaaaaattaaacaaaaccaatgacttttcaattactttcaaaccaaagttcatctgttttttatattggaaactaatttaaaaaacagatgaaCATATACATTAGGGAGTTACTAAAAAGTCACATCCCTAagttatatgtatgtatatatatatatatatatatatatatatatatatatatatatatatatatatatatatatatatatatatatatataaaacaagtgGTTACTAAAAATCCAGACTGACTTTCAAAGGCAATTACTCTCATAGTTTTTAAGGTAGagattaaatgaaaatattataaaaaagtttttagtccTTTATTCCTTTTAATTAAGTTTCTCTTTAACCAGTCTATTTCTTTGGATTCAACCAACTCTAAGATGAGTTGATCCAAAATATGAAAATCAAGGTTaaggtcaatttttttcaaacaaagctTTATTCTGGTTTGTAGCTGCTTCATGTCTTTTGTTGCCATTTACCCTCATACACTTTGCCTTTCAAAATGAGGCCAGTCCATCTACAATACATAATTACCATTAGCATATGAGCGTTGATAAATGGCACTAATCTTCCTTTAATACAACCCATTTTATAGATAGCTTTGTTGACTGTAAAGCCTCTGGGGATAAAAAATAGCTTGAAAATACCTTTGTCAGAAGCAGCTAGATGAGCAGCATgggttaaaacatttttttccatacTTAATGCTCGATGGAGACTTGTCACTGCCACTAGAGTAGTAGGTTCTGTTTCTGTTAATTGTCAAGTATGACAGCGTGAAGTAAGAATCATCATCAAGAACAACTGATTTTCCTTGAAAATTGCAATAAAGACAATCAATGTAAATCTTGATTTTCTCTTTCTGGCTCTAGTCAATCAGGTATACCCTGTTTCATACAAGTTTTAATGTCAGTGTACTTGGCAAGAGTTTTAATGATATGATTTAATGATGTACAACATCCAAATTTTTGACAaccaaattaatttattgtaactTGTGGTATTTAAAAGTTAGATAATGTTAGTCTGGATTTTTAGTAACcacctattatatatatatatatatatatatatatatatatatatatatatatatatatatatatatatatatatatatatatatatatatatatatatatatatatatatatatatatatatatatatatatatatatatatatatatacatatacatacaacatattttataagtatttatttaaaattgcataacacataaatgaattttacaattttttcttcataatgTGTCTGGAGTATTATtttcttaagttaaaaaatgatgagTGGGAGATGTACCGACAGTGAATTACTTACAAAGGTATAGGTTTAGATAGTGTGGTTTACGTATACTTTGAGATGGTTTAGATATTATCTTGATGTATACgtaaatatttctgaaaaaacgTTTTTCGATGCAATGTAGTGTCAGGAGTAttggttttatataataatctgTCAGGGTTTCTGCCTGTGGTTTGAGTTTTGAAGTTACTGCATATGTTGggttagataatattttcttaagtaattttatatttgttttatcaataagcTCCTCAATATTGTgaccacaaaaaatatttatatatatatatatatatatatatatatatatatatatatatatacatatatatatatatatatatatatatatatatatatatatatatatatatatatatatatatatataaattagtaaaaaacattcatctaacttttttcttcaactttAAGTTTCACCATTGCTGGATCATCAGGAAAAGTTACTAAATCTCaagaaaaattcaatttatagaaaaaaaaattttaaaggaagttataaattattacaacaaaaaataattttttttttaattactatatttCATTGGTTAACGGGAAGTTACagaaagtaattattaaataaattttttttggaatgggGATAATTTAATTTGGtcatttgttattataattttttaagaggTATTTATTTTCATGCCtacatttagaaattaattcagattttttatttaataaattttcctgATTTAAATgagtaattatttcaaatttttcgtGTAAACATAGcatatattttttggaaatgttaTTATAGGCAGGGGCAGATTTTAGAATAGAccattgtaaattaaaatttttcttttcttcttttaaatcccaaatatattttgacagcacagtctcttttgaatattttttgtgttttaatgaTTGTTTGTGGTTGGCATAACGTTTTTTCTATTCCCCCTCGGTtaagccaatatattgtttatcagggtTATTTTGTGAGGAAACAATGCActtgtaaattacattttttgaaaggcATTTTCCATTTAGAGGGcaatctattttttgtttacaattacaatcagtgtttttttcttttatatgttcatttttattaattaacgcGTAGTTGTtgccttttttaattctttctaaattttttgtacaactataacttactttaatggtatttctgttaaaaatcttatgtaatttattagagggagGAAAATGTTTGTCTActagttttagaaaaattttacctatatttgttgaaacatttttgctgtATGGGTTGAACCAAGTATGCTgtggggtttgaaccaaattATGTTTCTATTTCTATTACGcttttttgcaattttcttttcaaattttagctCGAAATTTTGAAAGCCACTTTTTTGAAGGGCATCTTCATAAACGCGTTTAGAggagttaaaaatattttcattaggaGAGTTTTGGTTTTGCCTATTgttaattgaaatttattaaatcaataatatcaaattgtATAAATGTGCATTCActttgttctttaagaacattgaccactctgtttgtaaaatacactaacataatttacatattaAGCTCCAACTTTATActtattgagcactctttaattgtattttacgTAACCTAAACATGGAAACTAACAATTTTACTTACTCTCTCAAAAATATCCCAATCCcagacaaaaaaagttatactatttCTTTAATAGACAAAGTAGaacactttattaaaagaattcgTTGGAAAGCCCATTTTTTCTTAGAAtctgagaaaaataaaaaccctttagttgaaaaaaaaacagaatgaaAATTATggattcaaaataaaaaatgcccCGCCATTTATTTCTGACctggaaaattttgaaaatgatttattacacttaattaaaactataaaatttcaaaacataaataatgaattccaaaaagaattaaaactagacattattaaaataaaattgaaccctaatattttagtttttgctgACAAAACAAGCAGCATTTACCAAATTACCCCAGaaactcattaaaaaatacTGCACGATAATATTGCAAATGAAGTCAAAAATGGTCAGCCTCTTTTCCACAGgttatatatcttataataaatGGACTTCATTGAGATTACCAAGATAGGCATCATCCTTGACAAATCTACAACGAATAAATATGAAggtttaatattgttataatgCATGTTGGGTAATTGAGTTAAACAGGGTGTGATAGTGATTATGTCACATGTGACATACATTAACAGGATCTGAGGCAGAATCAATAGAAGGTGGAAGGCTACCTTTATCGCTTTGTAGAGGAGCCAAGATAGACAAGAAATTAGCATAGTTCTTCTTTGTTATGCTATTTTCcaacttttctgattttatatcattttctttTACTTTACAGTAACAATGGgatatttatataaagcacTTGCATTTAGCTCTTTATAGCAATGTTAATGATTTCAGAAAACTTCACAAGcctgttcaaaaaaattatattattcattgaTAGATTTGTGAGTAAAGCTGATGAAAACCAAGCTTGAATGTATCCACCTGATAAGGCAAAATGTagaaaatcacaataaaaatttctctttagatgttatttaaaatgattgagTAGCTGTTATTGATTTTGCCATCCATCTTGCTAAATGTAGACTAGGTAAAGATCGAAATTTATTTTCTTCAGGAAGCACagattcaaaaaatgacaaaaaaagtaaatagttCTCAATAATCCCCTTGTGAATGTATTCCTTCTacttgttgcaaaaaaaaatgttaatgttgattctttaatatttattttcataaaaacaaattgatgTCATAATTTCCAAATGAGTTGCAGTGCAGTTAACTGAGTTAACTTGTCAGTCTTTTAAAACTACATAACTAAAAATCACTCTTGCCTTACTATCatgattaaagttttttgataaataaatgataataacaatagcatttattgataaataaattaataaataatgtagataaattattaaataaattatatagttccaatacaaaaaaaaaaaggactaaataagtaatcaaataaataaacaaaaacaaatttatttatctacttgaaaaattattcaaagtATCAACTAGACTCTGTGAACGTTAACAACTTCAccttaaaaacttacaaattaaaaaaaaagaaaactcaagtcatattagttttagaaaatttaaaagtaaatgagGCAATTCTAAATATAGTCCAATATGAAcccaattttgtattttaaatttttttagatttaattagta
This genomic interval from Hydra vulgaris chromosome 01, alternate assembly HydraT2T_AEP contains the following:
- the LOC101238884 gene encoding protein Flattop homolog isoform X3 — translated: MLHSKMASHYSANQYENSFTAKRLQNYEIPRNHKKHPDARQGSTKFISDENGHLLPGVKRSKEFPWGNFKGTWDSGMDCRKTNHSKNLIQAKIPSVLKTKERTEKPDSIHDDRETCTS